The following is a genomic window from Liolophura sinensis isolate JHLJ2023 chromosome 10, CUHK_Ljap_v2, whole genome shotgun sequence.
TATTTCTGCTCTCAATATTCGGAAGTGCATTGTTGGAATAGAAGCTGTTAAATTATAGACAGCttctattatatataaaatatgcaaaactaAATATCTTGTCTTGAAGTCTTCATTTCAGTCTCATTCTACATATAAACTGGTGCACTTTTTGTGATATAATTGTTAGAGATGTGTACAGATTTAcacattgttttttgttaaagaCATGTAAGAGAAATAAAGagcttaaattaaaattttttatgtGATCAGTGATGTATATGATGTGTCTTCGTTCAAGTTACAAGTaagacattaaaccccaagcactcactcacccactcgtTCCAGTTACaagtggggcctctgtggctcagttggttagcgcactagcgcagcgtaatgacccaggagtctctcattcCTGGaagatttccacccaccataatgctgaccaccgtggcataagtgaaatattcttgagtactgcgtaaaataccaatcaaataaataaataaataaattccagttacaagtatgacgttaaaccccaagcactcactcactcactcactcgttccAGTAACAAGTaagacgtttaaccccaagcactcactcactcattccagTTACaaaaacgacgttaaaccccaagccctcaCTTACTCACTCGTTCCCGTTACCAAAGTCCATTCCAGGATACACTTGTTTTCTTTAAGTCATCAGGGCAGATCATTCCAGGTTAAGAAGCGTGTCTTTCGTTTACTCAACCACATAAAGTGTTGCTTTAATCCTAACCTGAAAACAGGAATGTTCAGGAATCCCACAACTCCGTATCTTGGGGCTTTTTTTATTGCTATAAGTGTTTTACTTtcctttgatttgatttatttggtctttttttttatgtcgtTACGtaataagaatgtttcacttatacgttggcagtcagcattatggtgggaagaaaccgggcaaagcccgggaaaaacccacgaccatccgctggcagCTGGCAGATCCCATgcatgactggagaggaagccaacatgagcttgacttgaattcactgtgactgcattggtaagtGGCTCTTACGTCAATGCGCCCACGGTGGCCATGGAAGCCCCAACTGTCCTTTGAGGGTCATTGGGGCAGTATTACATAAAGTTCATAAGAGACCATGTGACATCTACGAATATGTTGCACACATATAATATGTTGTCCTGGCTATGCAGGTAAATAAACACATTCTTTGCATGCTGGGaactttgtcagtaacttgtcaaaggttctGATTTCCTccgtaaaacagaaatattcttgacaagtGAAAAGAAAGCCAAATCAATCATTTAGATCAAATTATATGAAATTTCTGGACCGATGTGGCTTGGAGTATTACTCACTATTTAAATGAGTGATGAATTTTTCacctttaaaggcaaagaaaacactaaagtgaagtatatgtcagattaaAAACTGTTCTTGAAATTAGTTGGActtattttgtaaaattctaTTTAAACCCagtaaaattcatttgaaaCTTTGTATTCTATAGACCTTtcctgaccatattgggaccagtcaGATCACGTTTTTTTTGCCACTGGGCACaaagactgctacatttcaaccttcaaaatgcatacacacacagacCTTATGAATACATTTCATGAATGCACCTTGAAGCAAACGATTTCCAGCAGAATAAAGTCAAAGTTGCAGTCGTAGCACGTCATTTTTTTCCTGTAATACTGCCGTGTTTGTGTCCTACTTACATGTTTTGTGAGCACTGATACACCAAAAAGCATGAGGTATTACAATAAAGATTGACAAAATATTACATAGCTTTGGACTGCTGCTTGGCAAGTTCCCCACAGACAGCCAAATggccagatttatttatttatttgattgatgtactcaagaatatttcaataatacgaCTGTGGTCAggattatggtaggaggaaaacggggcagagcccacgggaaacccatgacgatccacaggttgctggaagaccttcccacgtacgtccgcagaggaagccagcatgagctggactcacaccaaacgcactggtgagaggctcctgggtcattacgctgcgctagcgcgctaaccaactcagccacggaggccccaaaatgGCCTAAGCAATAATAATTTGAACGCTAATCATCAATAAGaaacaatgggagattttattGATTACATTCTGTACAGTACTGAATTACAGACACGCATATATACAATAGTTTGTTCacatgtaatcaaaataaaCTTGAGCAAATACTTGTATCGATATACAGGAAGGTGACAcaacctggatttgaacctgtatAAAACGGGTCCATGGTCTGAATCTATAGTCGCTGCCTTTGTGTAAGAAGGCCCTTCATTCCCTCAGACATCATCTTAACcattaacatgtacacataaacaggAGAAGCTGTACATTAATACATCAGATTCATCATTCAACTTTAAATGCAGCGGCCCAgccatgcacacatgtacatgtaactttgggCACTCTTGCTATTTGGCTCCGCAGTAGTGTATTCAGAATGGGCATATACTTTGGGCACGTACGctatttacagtatttcacgTGAAGTTTAGCGTTTTTCAGGTGACATATTCTGCTCTGTTCTGAATGATTAATCCACATTTTAGGGCCACTTAgagattttttgtaaaatttggttACCATCTcgtcagaaaaacttaagcgttggtatcaaaagtatgattttatggTCTACagatgtgcttctgaaagtgggCTTTttcataccaaactttaggtaaaatacagtcaCTCAATGATATTGTATTCATCTCTGTAGGAATATTTCTTGCACTATTCTCACATTAAGAactcaattttattttattcatcttAGAGGGACTACTTCAGGCACCACTGTAATTCAATTCAATGTCATCGATTCGACTCGGTGGGACTACTTTGGGCACTATTCTCACTTTAACAGCTCAATGGTATTTTATTCATCTCGGTGGGACTACTTTGAATACTGCTGCCCATCATTTAACTAAATTGTTATGTGGTCTGCTCAGTGGGACTACTCTGGGCACTATTCTCACTTTAGTCACTCAAGggtatttttattcatattggCAGGGTTATTTTCAGCACTGCTGTCATTTAACTCAATAGTATTGTAGTCTGCTCAGAGGGACTACTTTGGGCACTattgtcatatgtacatgtaatcggAGACTCAAAGACGAGCTTCACAAAAGGTCTAAATGATATTATTAaaaacgcatcgttttcttcactaatgctgcagtgcttgtgtagcCCATGTGTACTTTATGAGCATGCATACACCggtaattgtgacgtaataaaggaaagaacaaatcaGTTTATAGCTATGGACTGTCTTGTTACAGGCAAGAAAGAGTTCTCCAATCATACTGTAATGAGGTCAGTGCGAAAACAATTTTGCTATATTCACCTGAGCAACATACTTTGGGCACTATTGTCACTTAATGGTAATATATTCACCTTAGCAGACTACTTTGGGCACTACTGTCACTTAACTCATTGGTAATATATTCACCTGAGTAGCCTTCTTTAGGCACCACTGTCATGTCACTCAGAAAATATAATGGCCTGTATATAATTTTACAGTATTTCTTCTCTGGGCGAGTGATATCTTATTATCGCATTTATTTACGCACAGGTCACAAATTATTGACAATTCTGTTCAACATCAATTTCATAGTCATTCAAAagtttcatatttctttttttctaaaaaaaatccctcacgaaataatatttttttctctttcaaatgTATGGGCCAACGACAATCTTTAATTTTTAACTACCATAACAGCTCAcctcattgtacatgtaccgaTAGAGTTATCTTCTCTTCTTACCACCTTTTCCCTCCAGGGGAAGGTAGGCGGAGCTATTGAACAGTCCGTCAAGTAACATCAGTAAAGGAATGATGAAATACGGTGAGTAAATAGCAAGCAAAGTCAACCTTTCCTTCTGCGTCTTTGGGCAGGGGACTTTTGATTGGCTGGCATCATGGAGCATGATGTGGAAGCCAATGGCGACCAGCGTTGTGATCACATGGGATGAGTAGATCATGTTAGGAATACGAATCCAAGGACACGCACGAGGccctttaaaaaacaaaaacaaccaaaaaaaaaaaaatatttaatattgtaCCTCATACTAATATTAATTATCTTTCTTACCTTTACAGTAATGGAATATCAGCATATTAAATGTCTTTCCAATGTCTaaaatgtttaatgccataGCTAATAGTTAAAAGCAATGTTCACCACGTTTCTTAGCCAATTTGCCATACCTCAATGTATTATGCTGCAAACGTATATGGTATCTGATTTATCTCCCCTTCGTCTGActaagttgtctccccttaacCTATTTATCTCTAGATATCCGATACTCTCtgcagcgcatgtgccgctctctacgctcactttacatcactgccaccactagacaagcttgacattTCTAGCCTGAGCAACGCATGTAGGTTTGTTTAGGCTTAGGCTCACCACTGGTGTACTTACACGTAACTATTTAATCCgaattcatcaataaaattgtttctggTGTGCAGGTTAGAATCATCCTGTGTATAGCTTGAATAAAGAGGATGCATATGTATAaggtattattagaaacaaagacTGGGAACTTTGTGTTTCTGACATcgcttcctgcctcatcactgtgaccccagtgaccttggcattgttcaagatttctgtacaaaacttgctaatggtggcagtgaGGCGAAGCAAATGTACAGAGCAGCGCATGAGCTGTAAGAAGTATGGAAATAACCAACAGgatgaatttgattttgtattgtTGAGATATCCAAAGCAAGACAGCCCATCCATGTAAAACTTTAGTTATAGCCATTGAAATGCTGTTcatctgtgtttaaaaatgatCCAAGAAACGACACAATTCACTGATGTTTCAAGGTACCTTttcacataaaaaacataacttACCTTTAAAGAAAGCATATGTCGCAACAAGGATGTATGGGAACTGTATGAGCATTTCACACACAACAAACGAGAGAAACCATGCGGTTGGGTCGGCCATCAAACAGTCTTTGAATTCCCTTGTGTACCAAGTCTTCAGTTCCACCAGCTGTAaacaatattacatatatatatatatacatatatacaaacatgtgtatatatacatatatataaacatgtgtatatatatatatattatatatatatatatatatatatatatatatatatatatatatatatatgtgtgtgtgtgtgtgtgtgtatacaaatTTTCACCACATCACATGTGGTATCAGAACATCACATGCGGTATCAAAACATTGCATGCAGTATGAGAACATCACATGCAGTATCAGAACATCACATGTGGTATCAGAACATCACATGCAGTATCAGAACATCACATGCAGTATCAGAACATCAC
Proteins encoded in this region:
- the LOC135476224 gene encoding sigma intracellular receptor 2-like, encoding MARLLDVVWCLYFATHIPITIFVDSQALFSSTYYPDALVELKTWYTREFKDCLMADPTAWFLSFVVCEMLIQFPYILVATYAFFKGPRACPWIRIPNMIYSSHVITTLVAIGFHIMLHDASQSKVPCPKTQKERLTLLAIYSPYFIIPLLMLLDGLFNSSAYLPLEGKGGKKRR